The following proteins are co-located in the Oncorhynchus gorbuscha isolate QuinsamMale2020 ecotype Even-year unplaced genomic scaffold, OgorEven_v1.0 Un_scaffold_828, whole genome shotgun sequence genome:
- the LOC124020474 gene encoding protein PHTF2-like: MASKVRDAVVWYQKKIGAYDQQIWEKSVEQREIKFIRLGLRNKPKKTGHVSSLIEVDVVGCSAFAKAKPESPWTSLTRKGLVRVVLFPFFFRWWIQVTSRAIFLLLLLLYLLQVAAAALFFTIPQPHSIPTTEVFGAIWLMLLLGTVHCQIVSTRTPKPTSSSSSGKRRRRLRKAAHLDVHREGDGSSTTDNTREGGPHCHGAATGSPYSLCIALFRDFWHDLCKARSKKSKLSIDKSTETDNGYVSLDGRITCKSSEEGLQLHDGGSHHCDLRLLLPPVTKETQSRGVGVENMSDEASSEEDPEASYTAIRRGVERVSSDCTLRNRKPHHYKKHYTINTEVGDLHTTQETPKSGTSCSSRCSSLRTQDSESTRHESETEDLLWEDFLHCAECRSSCTSETEGEGAAVCPATKKEYRDDPFHQGHTWLHSTNPGLERVSAIVWEGNDCKKADMSVLEISGMIMNRVNLYTPGIGYQVFGNLVSVTLGLTPFAYRLSQYKDLEQLTQLSAYELISVAFGSSSDVMVITMVTLSFMVRVCLIWLFFFLLSVAERTYKQRLLFAKLFGHLTSARRARKSEVPHFRLKKVQNIKMWLSLRSYLKRRGPQRSVDVIVSSAFLLTLSVVFICCAQLLHIHHTFLECHYNWELVIWCSSLSLFLLRFVTLGSETSKKYSNTSILLTEQINLYLKMEKKPNKKEDLTLVNNVLKLATKLLKELDAPFRLYGLTMNPLLYNITQVVILSAVSGVISDLLGFNLKLWKIKS, translated from the exons GGCCTGAGGAACAAGCCGAAGAAGACAGGCCATGTCTCCTCATTGAT AGAGGTTGATGTAGTGGGGT gttctGCTTTTGCCAAGGCCAAGCCTGAGTCTCCCTGGACGTCTCTGACCAGGAAGGGTCTTGTCAGGGTGGTGTTGTTCCCCTTCTTCTTCAGATGGTGGATCCAGGTCACCTCCAGagccatcttcctcctcctcctcctcctctacctgctTCAAG tggctgCTGCAGCGTTATTCTTCACCATTCCCCAGCCCCACAGTATCCCGACCACAGAGGTGTTTGGGGCGATATGGCTGATGCTGTTACTGGGGACAGTGCACTGCCAGATCGTCTCCACACGCACCCCCAAacccaccagcagcagcagctctgGCAAGAGAAGAAG GCGTCTAAGGAAGGCCGCTCACTTGGATGTACATAGGGAAGGAGATGGCTCTAGCACCACTGATAACACCCGGGAGGGCGGCCCACACTGCCACGGTGCCGCCACCGGCTCACCGTACAGCCTGTGCATCGCTCTCTTCAGAGATTTCTGGCATGATCTCTGTAAAGCGCG gTCGAAGAAGTCCAAGCTGTCCATAGACAAGTCCACAGAGACAGATAATGGCTATGTGTCTCTGGATGGGAGGATAACCTGTAAGAGTAGTGAGGAGGGGCTACAGCTCCATGATGGAGGGTCTCACCACTGTGACCTGCGC ctgctactgccccccgtcaccaag GAGACCCAGAGCCGTGGTGTGGGTGTGGAGAACATGTCTGATGAGGCGTCTAGTGAGGAGGATCCTGAAGCGTCCTACACCGCCATCCGTAGGGGCGTAGAGCGCGTCAGCAGCGACTGCACGCTGCGCAACAGGAAACCACATCACTACAAGAAACACTACACCATCAACACTGAGGTGGGTGACCTCCACACTACCCAG gaGACTCCTAAGTCCGGTACCAGCTGTAGTTCTCGGTGCTCCAGCCTGCGGACCCAGGACTCAGAGAGCACCAGACACGAGTCCGAGACAGAGGACCTGCTGTGGGAGGACTTCCTGCACTGTGCTGAGTGTCGCTCCTCGTGCACCAGCGAGACAGAGGGCGAGGGAGCTGCAGTCTGTCCTGCTACCAAGAAGGAGTACAGAGATGACCCCTTTCACCAG GGTCATACGTGGCTACACAGCACCAACCCAGGTCTGGAGCGGGTCAGTGCCATCGTCTGGGAGGGGAACGACTGTAAGAAGGCTGACATGTCTGTCCTGGAGATCAGCGGTATGATCATGAACAGG gtCAACCTGTACACCCCAGGTATTGGCTACCAGGTCTTTGGTAACCTGGTGTCAGTGACTCTGGGCCTGACGCCCTTcgcctataggctgtctcagtACAAGGACCTGGAACAGCTGACGCAGCTCTCAGCCTATGAGCTCATCTCTGTGGCGTTCGGCTCCTCCTCCGACGTCATGGTGATCACCATGGTAACGCTCAGCTTCATGGTGCGCGTCTGTCTCATCTGGCTCTTCTTCTTCCTGCTCAGCGTGGCCGAGAGGACAtacaaacag AGGCTGCTATTCGCCAAGCTGTTTGGTCACCTGACGTCGGCACGGCGAGCCAGGAAGTCGGAGGTGCCTCACTTCCGTCTGAAGAAAGTCCAGAACATTAAGATGTGGCTCTCTCTGCGCTCATATCTCAAG AGAAGGGGTCCTCAGCGGTCGGTGGATGTGATCGTGTCCTCTGccttcctcctcaccctctccgtAGTCTTCATCTGCTGTGCTCAG ttgCTCCATATCCACCACACCTTCCTGGAGTGTCACTATAACTGGGAGCTGGTGATCTggtgttcctctctgtctctcttcctgctcCGCTTTGTTACCCTGGGCTCAGAGACCAGCAAGAagtacagcaacacctccatcttactgacagaacag ATTAATCTGTACCTGAAGATGGAGAAGAAACCAAACAAGAAGGAGGATTTGACATTAGTCAACAACGTACTGAAGCTGGCCACCAAGCTGTTGAAG GAGTTGGATGCTCCATTCAGGCTGTATGGTCTGACGATGAACCCTCTGCTCTACAACATCACCCAGGTGGTCATCCTGTCTGCTGTGTCCGGGGTCATCAGTGACCTACTGGGCTTCAACCTGaag CTCTGGAAGATCAAATCATGA